A region from the Hyalangium gracile genome encodes:
- a CDS encoding tetratricopeptide repeat protein — MSEAERPEKALRGSFSSEVVAAGGGTDFCPGRGEAVPGTLPYTTPPEEVLPPTLPEPGQTMLGRYTVLRQLGQGSMGVVLSVYDARLDRRVALKLLRAWSGVSSRADEEQGRFLREAQAMARLSHPNVVGVYDAGRLEDGTLFIAMEHVEGQTLRQWQQGRSWKEVLAQYRAAGKGLAAAHAAGLIHHDFKPDNVLVGADGRARVTDFGLARLGPGPGDNGSLEPGLPSLAAGSGATAPLTLRGDRWMGTPAYMAEEQFQGHRGDARSDLYAFCVALYEALYGRLPYEGTTVAELREAQRTGKVRPPEGAPVPTWVARTVLRGLRTEPAQRPSSMPELLRALAADPEVKHRERMRRGGVTSVMLVLGVLAVWGWAGQQQRCEGLRQRLAGIWDEAVKQQVRQALVATGLPYAPETAERVVKGLEAYAGEWVKQRTEVCLGVTHEGEARAESLLLRQETCLERRRSQLHALTELLSQAPDAELVSKAVQTVQALPPLEYCADAKALAAAVPPPEEPSVRAKVEALQEEVDRLEVLLAAGKFQRGAARADELVPQVEPVGYAPLLARTLLLSAELRSEAGDYKGAEERLHQAMTAAARGKDMATLARTWSARVSVVYRMGRLQEALSLRPTLEQLVELADDDRIRASALTSLGGVLYKLGRYEDALREYEAALALRQQVLGPDHPEVADSFNSLGTVLSRQGQYAKARQLSEHVLAIREKVLGPEHPGVASALNNLGADLRDLGLYEEARAAFARSLAIREKELGPEHPRVAGSLNVLAMVLGDLGHYEEVRAAAARSVAIREKVLGAEHPDTAASLDILGLALLSLGRVEEAHAILVRALGIREKALGPEHPDVVPSLNNMGLVLGELGRHEEARATIARGLALREKVLGSEHPSLAFSLAHLGLALKELGRYEESHRMYSRALRLREKGLGAEHPRAASMLENLGSLLVAMGRYEEARQLGERSLSVRLKALGPKHPDVAVSLSTVGDALRGLGRSAEARAQYTRAMALQDQVLPSNHPERLGPLLGMGLLSLAEGNPAEAQTWLERALAVATVAKRARVQFPLAQALWEGGKEKSRAVELATQAREFWSRQGRASDAKRVSRWLAARLQ; from the coding sequence ATGAGCGAAGCCGAGCGGCCGGAGAAGGCACTCCGAGGCTCCTTCAGTTCCGAAGTAGTGGCCGCCGGTGGCGGCACGGACTTCTGCCCAGGACGCGGAGAGGCGGTTCCAGGCACGCTGCCGTATACGACGCCGCCGGAGGAAGTCCTGCCACCCACCCTGCCCGAGCCCGGGCAGACGATGCTCGGCCGCTACACGGTGCTGCGGCAATTGGGCCAGGGCTCCATGGGCGTCGTGCTGTCGGTGTACGACGCGCGGCTGGACAGGCGTGTGGCGCTCAAGCTGCTACGCGCCTGGAGCGGAGTGAGCTCGCGCGCCGACGAGGAGCAGGGCCGCTTCCTGCGCGAGGCGCAGGCGATGGCTCGGCTGAGCCACCCGAACGTGGTGGGGGTGTACGACGCGGGCCGGCTGGAGGACGGCACGCTCTTCATCGCCATGGAGCACGTCGAGGGACAGACGCTGCGCCAGTGGCAGCAGGGCCGCAGCTGGAAGGAAGTCCTCGCCCAGTACCGCGCCGCGGGGAAAGGGCTGGCGGCGGCCCACGCGGCGGGGCTCATCCACCATGACTTCAAGCCAGACAACGTGCTGGTGGGAGCGGATGGGCGAGCCCGCGTGACAGACTTCGGGCTGGCCCGGCTGGGCCCAGGCCCAGGGGACAACGGCAGTCTGGAGCCAGGGCTGCCATCCCTGGCGGCGGGCTCGGGGGCGACGGCGCCGCTGACGCTCCGAGGCGACCGGTGGATGGGGACGCCCGCGTACATGGCGGAGGAGCAGTTCCAGGGGCACCGGGGGGACGCGCGCAGCGACCTGTATGCCTTCTGCGTGGCGCTCTACGAGGCGCTGTATGGAAGGCTTCCATATGAGGGGACCACGGTGGCGGAGCTGCGCGAGGCGCAGCGGACCGGAAAGGTGCGTCCTCCCGAGGGAGCACCTGTCCCGACGTGGGTGGCGCGCACGGTACTGCGAGGCCTGCGGACCGAGCCGGCGCAGCGCCCCTCCTCGATGCCGGAGCTGTTGAGGGCGCTGGCGGCGGACCCGGAGGTGAAGCACCGCGAGCGGATGAGGCGGGGGGGCGTGACGAGCGTGATGCTGGTGCTGGGGGTGCTGGCGGTGTGGGGGTGGGCGGGCCAGCAGCAGCGGTGCGAGGGGCTGCGGCAGCGGCTGGCCGGTATCTGGGACGAGGCCGTGAAGCAGCAGGTGAGGCAAGCGCTGGTGGCCACCGGGCTGCCGTACGCGCCGGAGACGGCGGAGCGGGTGGTGAAGGGGCTGGAGGCCTACGCCGGCGAGTGGGTGAAGCAGCGCACCGAGGTGTGCCTGGGCGTGACGCACGAGGGCGAGGCGCGAGCCGAGAGCTTGTTGCTGCGCCAGGAGACGTGCCTGGAGCGGCGGCGCAGCCAGCTGCATGCGCTCACGGAGCTGCTGTCCCAGGCGCCGGATGCGGAGCTGGTGAGCAAGGCGGTGCAGACGGTGCAGGCCCTGCCGCCGCTGGAGTACTGCGCCGACGCCAAGGCCCTGGCGGCCGCGGTGCCTCCGCCCGAGGAGCCCTCGGTGCGCGCGAAGGTCGAGGCGCTGCAGGAGGAGGTGGACCGACTGGAGGTGCTGCTGGCGGCCGGCAAGTTCCAGCGGGGCGCGGCGCGCGCGGATGAGCTCGTGCCTCAGGTGGAGCCCGTGGGATATGCGCCGTTGCTCGCGCGCACCCTGCTGCTGTCTGCCGAGCTGCGCAGCGAGGCGGGCGACTACAAGGGCGCGGAGGAGCGGCTGCATCAGGCCATGACCGCGGCGGCCAGAGGCAAGGACATGGCGACACTGGCCCGCACCTGGAGCGCGCGCGTCTCGGTGGTGTACCGCATGGGGCGCCTCCAGGAGGCGCTGTCGCTGCGGCCCACGCTGGAGCAGCTCGTGGAGCTGGCGGATGACGACCGGATCCGCGCCTCCGCGCTCACCAGCCTCGGTGGCGTGCTGTACAAGCTGGGGAGGTATGAGGACGCCCTTCGGGAGTACGAGGCCGCGCTGGCCCTCCGACAGCAGGTGCTGGGCCCCGACCACCCAGAGGTGGCCGACTCCTTCAACAGCCTGGGCACCGTGCTCTCGCGGCAAGGCCAGTACGCCAAGGCACGCCAGCTGTCCGAGCACGTGCTGGCCATCCGGGAGAAGGTGCTGGGCCCCGAGCACCCGGGCGTGGCCTCTGCGCTCAACAACCTGGGTGCCGACCTGCGAGACCTGGGCCTGTATGAGGAGGCGCGCGCCGCCTTCGCGCGCTCGCTGGCCATCCGCGAGAAGGAGCTGGGCCCCGAGCACCCGAGGGTGGCCGGCTCGCTGAACGTCCTGGCGATGGTCCTCGGAGACCTGGGCCACTACGAGGAGGTGCGCGCCGCCGCCGCGCGCTCGGTGGCGATCCGGGAGAAGGTGCTCGGCGCCGAGCATCCGGACACCGCCGCTTCGCTCGACATCCTGGGACTCGCCCTCCTGAGCCTGGGCCGCGTGGAAGAGGCGCACGCCATCCTCGTGCGTGCTCTGGGAATCCGGGAGAAGGCCCTGGGCCCCGAGCATCCGGATGTGGTCCCCTCGCTCAACAACATGGGGCTCGTCCTCGGAGAGCTGGGCCGGCACGAGGAAGCGCGAGCCACCATCGCGCGTGGGCTGGCCCTGCGCGAGAAGGTATTGGGCTCCGAGCACCCGAGCCTGGCGTTCTCACTCGCCCACCTGGGGCTCGCCCTCAAGGAGCTGGGAAGGTACGAGGAGTCGCATCGCATGTACTCCCGGGCGCTGCGGCTGCGAGAGAAGGGGCTCGGAGCCGAACACCCGCGCGCCGCCTCGATGCTCGAGAACCTCGGGAGCCTGCTGGTGGCCATGGGCAGATATGAGGAAGCCCGGCAGTTGGGTGAGCGCTCCCTGTCCGTGCGGCTGAAGGCGCTGGGCCCGAAGCACCCGGACGTCGCCGTCTCGCTGAGCACCGTGGGGGATGCGCTGCGGGGCCTCGGCCGCTCCGCCGAGGCGCGAGCGCAATACACGCGCGCCATGGCGCTGCAAGACCAGGTCTTGCCGTCAAACCATCCGGAGCGTCTGGGCCCGCTGCTGGGGATGGGCCTGCTCTCGCTCGCCGAGGGCAACCCCGCCGAGGCCCAGACGTGGCTGGAGCGGGCGCTGGCGGTTGCGACCGTGGCGAAGCGCGCGCGGGTCCAGTTCCCGCTGGCCCAGGCGCTGTGGGAGGGCGGCAAAGAGAAGTCACGCGCCGTGGAGCTGGCCACCCAGGCCCGGGAGTTCTGGAGCCGTCAGGGCCGCGCCTCCGATGCCAAGCGCGTCTCCCGATGGTTGGCGGCCCGACTTCAGTAG
- a CDS encoding cytochrome P450 — MSSTNTPLGLGSEYHPFESPQHEDPHPFLARSRREEPVFFSEGPDQ, encoded by the coding sequence ATGTCCAGCACCAACACTCCTCTGGGACTCGGCTCCGAGTACCACCCGTTCGAGTCTCCCCAGCACGAGGATCCTCACCCGTTCCTGGCACGCTCGCGGCGAGAGGAGCCGGTGTTCTTCAGCGAGGGTCCGGATCAGTAG
- a CDS encoding Hint domain-containing protein — protein sequence MVLLALGFTQAGCQKEGTPENGSSQTQLLTSTSLLRADVDHVRQLAARSATGSIQLDLADDAQYRFLRARVSASGKTPDKFPQFFSMIDSIRQRHLARKKGVAMMAGEPNQPKDHLIGSVLVSADGKSFEASAFSTIQNGSDYSFLDVIVWNENQSEQLSDYGWGEVYGDGRKLWAQAKGPLPTRLALADSLYVDSASIVSVDGQEEAVFTGITTLAAPGCNIIHPQDLAPNPKDGIVTICLDRNYGDCDYPLVGRRQVQIPLQGSMTFGFPVLSINKAASYAKLVEEGGGPHEMTFGSFADYLQIDPTNPARVTWSIPQHLGVFDGVLFTRYQDVDLFLSISVELNRNNRVVKQTAALASTPSLSSSASMTCLPKIQTVWSCLAEGTQIEMADGKTAPVESITKGTHVVTDNAGVALNVVDTSVGIERIPMVRLEDDAGHDLLLTASHPVVTPDRGVVWAEELSAGQKVLTDSGVSTLVKAGREMYHGTVYNLKLDTSKLTYSRYPKGSTMYANGFLVGDLAMQRAYEFKNSPDYTAQVFARLPAHWRNDYQNSLEQGSLTARR from the coding sequence ATGGTCCTGCTCGCTCTGGGCTTCACCCAGGCGGGGTGTCAGAAGGAAGGCACTCCCGAGAATGGGAGCAGCCAGACGCAGCTGCTCACCTCGACCTCCCTGCTGCGCGCCGACGTGGACCACGTCCGCCAGCTGGCGGCCAGGAGCGCTACGGGCTCCATCCAGCTCGACCTGGCGGATGACGCGCAGTACCGCTTCCTGCGGGCCCGCGTCTCCGCCTCGGGGAAGACGCCGGACAAGTTCCCCCAGTTCTTCTCGATGATCGACTCCATCCGGCAGCGGCATCTGGCGCGCAAGAAGGGCGTGGCCATGATGGCCGGCGAGCCCAACCAGCCGAAGGATCACCTCATCGGCAGCGTGCTGGTGAGCGCGGACGGGAAGTCCTTCGAGGCCTCTGCCTTCTCCACCATCCAGAACGGGTCTGACTACAGCTTCCTCGACGTGATTGTCTGGAATGAGAACCAGAGCGAGCAGCTGTCCGACTACGGCTGGGGCGAGGTGTATGGCGATGGGCGCAAGCTCTGGGCCCAGGCCAAGGGACCGCTTCCCACCCGGCTGGCGCTGGCGGACAGCCTGTACGTCGACTCCGCGAGCATCGTCTCCGTGGATGGTCAGGAGGAAGCCGTCTTCACGGGCATCACCACCCTGGCGGCTCCTGGCTGCAACATCATCCACCCCCAGGATCTCGCTCCGAATCCGAAGGATGGCATCGTCACCATCTGCCTGGACAGAAACTATGGCGATTGTGACTACCCGCTGGTTGGCCGCCGCCAGGTGCAGATTCCGCTCCAGGGCTCTATGACGTTCGGTTTCCCCGTGCTGAGCATCAACAAGGCCGCCAGCTACGCCAAGCTGGTGGAGGAGGGCGGTGGCCCGCACGAGATGACCTTCGGCTCGTTCGCCGACTACCTCCAGATCGATCCCACGAACCCGGCTCGGGTCACCTGGTCCATCCCGCAGCACCTGGGCGTCTTCGATGGCGTCCTCTTCACGCGCTATCAGGACGTGGATCTCTTCCTCTCCATCAGCGTGGAGCTGAACCGCAACAACCGCGTCGTCAAGCAGACGGCAGCCCTCGCCTCGACTCCCTCGCTCAGCTCGTCCGCGTCGATGACGTGCCTGCCGAAGATCCAGACCGTGTGGAGCTGCCTGGCGGAGGGCACCCAGATCGAGATGGCTGACGGCAAGACGGCGCCCGTCGAGAGCATCACGAAGGGGACCCACGTCGTGACGGACAACGCAGGGGTCGCGCTGAACGTGGTGGACACCTCGGTGGGAATCGAGCGCATCCCCATGGTTCGCCTCGAGGATGACGCGGGGCACGATCTGCTGCTCACCGCGAGCCACCCGGTGGTGACGCCGGATCGCGGCGTGGTGTGGGCCGAGGAGCTGAGCGCGGGCCAGAAGGTGCTCACCGACTCCGGCGTCTCCACGCTCGTGAAGGCGGGCCGCGAGATGTACCACGGCACGGTGTACAACCTGAAGCTCGACACGAGCAAGCTCACCTACAGCCGCTACCCGAAGGGCAGCACGATGTATGCCAATGGCTTCCTCGTGGGAGACCTGGCCATGCAGCGTGCGTATGAGTTCAAGAACAGCCCGGACTACACGGCGCAGGTGTTCGCCAGGCTGCCGGCTCATTGGCGCAATGACTACCAGAACAGCCTCGAGCAGGGCTCGCTGACCGCCCGTCGCTGA
- a CDS encoding alpha/beta fold hydrolase: protein MAERRVQSNGIDLWTESFGDPGAPPILLVMGASAQALGWPEEFIELLVAGGRYVIRYDHRDTGQSTCFDFQKNPYTLVDLAEDAVGVLDAYGIARAHLVGASMGGMICQLLSILHPERVLTLTSMVSTPLRPDVQESFMQAFMGQPSTGSLPPPAPRAIELYQSLAASPPTTREEAIEVQLKILRMMSGSVAPFEEQEFRRRVERMFDRARDMAASNNHGLVPSPTREHAEALRRLRVPTLVIHGTDDPMFPLEHGFATAEAIPGAKLLLLEGMGHEIARPLHGAMAKAILEHTGSRA from the coding sequence ATGGCGGAGCGCAGGGTGCAGTCCAACGGGATCGACCTGTGGACGGAGAGCTTTGGTGACCCCGGAGCCCCGCCGATCCTGCTGGTCATGGGCGCGTCCGCGCAGGCCCTGGGCTGGCCCGAGGAGTTCATCGAGCTGCTCGTCGCGGGTGGGCGCTACGTCATCCGCTATGACCACCGGGACACCGGTCAGTCGACCTGCTTCGACTTCCAGAAGAACCCATACACGCTGGTGGACCTCGCCGAGGACGCGGTGGGCGTGCTGGATGCGTATGGCATCGCCAGGGCCCACCTGGTGGGCGCCTCGATGGGAGGGATGATCTGCCAGCTGCTGAGCATCCTCCACCCGGAGCGCGTGCTCACCCTCACCTCGATGGTGTCCACGCCCCTGCGCCCCGATGTCCAGGAGTCCTTCATGCAGGCCTTCATGGGGCAGCCTTCCACCGGGTCGCTGCCACCGCCCGCCCCGCGCGCGATCGAGCTGTATCAGTCCCTGGCAGCCAGCCCGCCGACCACTCGCGAGGAAGCCATCGAGGTCCAGCTGAAGATCCTCCGGATGATGTCCGGCAGCGTGGCGCCCTTCGAAGAGCAGGAGTTCCGACGCAGGGTGGAGCGGATGTTCGACCGCGCGCGCGACATGGCCGCCTCGAACAACCACGGGCTCGTGCCGTCCCCCACGCGCGAGCATGCCGAGGCGCTCAGGCGCCTGCGCGTGCCGACCCTCGTCATCCATGGGACGGATGATCCGATGTTCCCTCTCGAGCATGGATTTGCCACCGCCGAGGCCATCCCTGGCGCGAAGCTGCTCTTGCTGGAGGGGATGGGCCATGAGATTGCCCGCCCGCTGCACGGGGCGATGGCGAAGGCCATCCTCGAGCACACCGGCTCGCGCGCCTGA
- a CDS encoding ferrichrome ABC transporter substrate-binding protein gives MSRRSRLTFTLLASVLLHAVVFGLLLRVQPAAPVLRAASPGAVEVELVHPPAEPIAPPVPEPAVQPPARMSAQPSRRAQRQMPPPPHAQPREEVAVPESAPPASAAAQAPEEPARPRSDSLRAEDVPRAAPPLTLLPRNFPGGVPVEEPPSRGRTIRNLPGEAPDPRAVAEYQAEEAKARVEGWVSDTLAEARASRGATTPYFRHLQVTIAQELVDPPPLNMEQFGEKMKRQQVEAVQRFGKTGSPVVAPEKREHRLEQRNRLQAAVEAGRATNMYMVDVTAPVLALAAVVEVWQEPDGKLRELKVIESSGDPTFDAWAVSRLSKALARTGEAPDAGVGIRDEGIRSRWRFEEYLGNPRVRIHLIGVY, from the coding sequence GTGTCGAGACGCTCCCGGCTCACCTTCACGCTGCTGGCCTCCGTGCTCCTGCACGCCGTGGTCTTCGGCCTGCTGCTGCGGGTGCAGCCCGCGGCTCCTGTGCTGAGGGCAGCGTCGCCGGGCGCCGTGGAGGTGGAGCTCGTCCATCCACCTGCCGAGCCGATCGCCCCGCCTGTCCCCGAACCCGCAGTGCAGCCGCCCGCTCGCATGAGCGCCCAGCCCTCGCGCAGGGCACAGCGTCAGATGCCGCCGCCACCCCATGCCCAACCGCGTGAGGAGGTGGCCGTCCCCGAGAGCGCTCCACCGGCCAGCGCGGCGGCGCAGGCCCCCGAGGAGCCTGCAAGGCCCCGGAGCGATAGCCTCAGGGCCGAAGATGTCCCACGCGCCGCGCCCCCGCTGACACTGCTGCCCAGGAACTTCCCGGGCGGAGTGCCAGTCGAGGAGCCGCCATCCCGAGGACGAACCATTCGCAACCTGCCAGGAGAGGCACCGGATCCGCGGGCCGTGGCGGAGTACCAGGCGGAGGAGGCGAAGGCGCGGGTGGAGGGGTGGGTCTCGGACACGCTCGCGGAGGCACGGGCGAGCCGGGGCGCGACCACTCCGTACTTCCGCCATCTGCAGGTCACCATCGCCCAGGAGCTGGTGGATCCCCCGCCGCTGAACATGGAGCAGTTCGGCGAGAAGATGAAGCGTCAGCAGGTCGAGGCCGTCCAGCGCTTCGGCAAGACGGGGAGCCCCGTGGTCGCCCCCGAGAAGCGTGAGCATCGCCTCGAGCAGCGGAACCGGCTGCAGGCGGCGGTCGAGGCGGGGCGCGCGACGAACATGTACATGGTGGATGTCACCGCTCCCGTGCTCGCGCTCGCGGCGGTGGTCGAGGTCTGGCAGGAGCCCGACGGCAAGCTCCGCGAGCTCAAGGTGATCGAGAGCTCGGGCGATCCGACCTTCGATGCCTGGGCGGTCTCCCGGCTGAGCAAGGCCCTCGCCAGGACTGGCGAAGCGCCTGACGCGGGAGTGGGAATCCGCGACGAGGGCATCCGCAGCCGCTGGCGGTTCGAGGAGTATCTCGGCAATCCCCGGGTGCGGATCCACCTGATCGGCGTCTACTGA
- a CDS encoding endonuclease/exonuclease/phosphatase family protein gives MQQSTARKSSVPMPSTASARLRATAFFFALLCLLPASAWAVDAWIPDHGHASFFRNNSTSDFTIQAISQIASTSGCTTSGTDYHYTSGTANVAVSAGDMVEVLNVDDTANCLKSGDKWRFMLARNGCATTHEIQISGDGSLSANGGAFSSTGVDKLLSFCGVPVVVNLFGRDSYKESGVYVTIGTNSFSERGPTRDASNIHTLTVTSYNTFLGTGSKPERCDRSESLATVLEQLDTDVLVLQEMNLREADCFDGLELAAYLWTGNRTSTGDDHIENDSYANSKSGTGSSPNGDSKYAGANGAFPYISQFVSGIAVNGNEEETGGVVILSKYPLTMIENRTYAERNSDEEKGFIAVKVTKSSGGASQDYYLVATHTSSNISVCKEQLAEMASYLNTTSEIPDGARVILAGDLNSNGKTGEFTGLGVNVQYTGTFPLESYGHQTGTQYYPYSRDSRLDFYHNNGSMETIDWVQPMSAPTTGHDYADPASFSWYVFPIRDTGFKFADLSDHFAVTGQFTY, from the coding sequence ATGCAGCAGAGCACAGCGAGGAAGAGCAGCGTCCCCATGCCCAGCACGGCCAGCGCGCGTCTCCGGGCCACCGCTTTCTTCTTCGCGCTCCTCTGCCTGCTGCCTGCGAGCGCCTGGGCAGTGGATGCTTGGATTCCGGACCACGGGCACGCTTCCTTCTTCCGCAATAACAGCACCTCGGACTTCACGATCCAGGCGATCAGCCAGATCGCTTCGACCTCGGGGTGCACCACCTCGGGCACGGACTACCACTACACGAGTGGCACGGCGAACGTGGCGGTGAGTGCGGGTGACATGGTGGAGGTGCTCAACGTCGATGACACGGCCAACTGCCTGAAGAGCGGTGACAAGTGGCGCTTCATGCTGGCGAGGAACGGATGCGCGACCACCCACGAGATCCAGATCAGTGGAGATGGAAGCCTCTCCGCGAACGGTGGCGCGTTCAGCTCCACGGGCGTCGACAAGCTCCTGAGCTTCTGCGGTGTGCCGGTCGTCGTGAACCTCTTTGGCCGCGACAGCTACAAGGAGTCAGGCGTCTACGTCACGATTGGCACGAACTCCTTCTCGGAGCGAGGCCCCACGCGTGACGCGAGCAACATCCACACACTCACGGTGACGAGCTACAACACGTTCCTCGGCACCGGGAGCAAGCCGGAGCGCTGTGACCGCAGCGAGAGCCTGGCCACGGTGCTCGAGCAGCTCGACACGGACGTGCTGGTCCTCCAGGAGATGAACCTGCGCGAAGCGGACTGCTTCGACGGCCTGGAGCTCGCCGCGTATCTGTGGACGGGAAACAGGACCTCGACCGGTGACGACCACATTGAGAACGACAGCTACGCGAACTCCAAGAGCGGCACCGGCAGCAGCCCGAACGGAGACAGCAAGTACGCAGGCGCCAACGGCGCGTTCCCGTACATCAGCCAGTTCGTCAGTGGAATCGCGGTCAACGGAAACGAGGAAGAGACAGGAGGGGTGGTGATCTTGAGCAAGTACCCCCTGACCATGATCGAGAACCGGACCTACGCAGAGCGGAACAGCGATGAGGAGAAGGGTTTCATCGCCGTCAAGGTCACCAAGAGCTCTGGCGGGGCCTCGCAGGACTACTACCTCGTGGCGACGCACACCTCATCCAACATCTCCGTGTGCAAGGAGCAGTTGGCGGAGATGGCGAGCTATCTGAACACCACCTCGGAGATTCCGGATGGGGCCCGCGTCATTCTTGCAGGGGACCTGAACTCGAACGGGAAGACGGGGGAGTTCACGGGGCTGGGCGTGAACGTTCAGTACACCGGCACCTTCCCGCTCGAGAGCTACGGACATCAAACGGGGACGCAGTACTACCCCTACAGCCGCGACTCACGGCTCGACTTCTATCATAACAACGGCAGCATGGAGACGATCGACTGGGTGCAGCCGATGAGCGCTCCCACGACGGGCCACGACTACGCGGATCCCGCCTCCTTCAGTTGGTATGTGTTCCCGATTCGTGACACCGGGTTCAAGTTCGCGGACCTGTCCGATCACTTCGCCGTCACGGGACAGTTCACCTACTGA
- a CDS encoding tetratricopeptide repeat protein has product MELADNDRLRASASTSLGGALYKLGRYEDALGEFEAALALRRKALGPEHPDMAFSLSNLGLALKELGRYEKSHRMYSRALRLREKKLGADHPRVATMLENLGNLLVAMDRYEEARQLGERSQSVRLKVLARSTRTLPSRWPPWATRGPWPPRPWRSARGSSSRWPRRCGRAAGRSRAP; this is encoded by the coding sequence GTGGAGCTGGCGGATAACGACCGGCTCCGTGCCTCCGCGTCCACCAGCCTCGGCGGTGCGCTGTACAAGCTGGGGAGGTATGAGGACGCCCTTGGAGAGTTCGAGGCCGCGCTGGCCCTCCGGCGGAAGGCGCTGGGCCCCGAGCATCCAGACATGGCCTTCTCTCTCAGCAACCTGGGGCTCGCCCTCAAGGAGCTGGGACGGTACGAGAAGTCTCATCGCATGTATTCCCGGGCGCTGCGGCTGCGAGAGAAGAAGCTCGGAGCCGATCACCCGCGCGTGGCCACGATGCTCGAGAACCTCGGGAACCTGCTGGTGGCCATGGACAGATACGAGGAAGCCCGGCAGCTGGGTGAGCGCTCCCAGTCCGTGCGGCTGAAGGTGCTGGCCCGAAGCACCCGGACGTTGCCCTCTCGCTGGCCACCATGGGCGACGCGTGGGCCTTGGCCACCGCGTCCGTGGCGAAGCGCGCGCGGGTCCAGTTCCCGCTGGCCCAGGCGCTGTGGGAGGGCGGCGGGGAGAAGTCGCGCGCCGTGA
- a CDS encoding DinB family protein has product MGRDDAALEPGTIMIAMTLSALEAFPSQLEEFYRAFPRELTRWAPDSWEGCPSENLTALEQLCHVRDIEVDGYHVRFRRLLKETEPVLASLDTYALVKERNYAAAEPSAVLAAFREARRATMELLRPLSDAQLARVGSFEGYGPVTVRGLIHYLCSHDQQHLAGLQWLMGKAEAARARPA; this is encoded by the coding sequence ATGGGCCGCGACGACGCCGCGCTGGAGCCTGGAACGATCATGATTGCCATGACCCTCTCCGCCCTGGAGGCATTCCCCTCGCAGCTGGAGGAGTTCTACCGCGCGTTCCCGCGCGAGCTGACGCGCTGGGCCCCCGATTCGTGGGAGGGGTGCCCCAGCGAGAACCTGACGGCGCTGGAGCAGCTCTGCCACGTGCGCGACATCGAAGTCGACGGCTACCACGTGCGCTTCCGCCGGCTGTTGAAGGAGACCGAGCCGGTGCTGGCCTCGCTGGACACCTATGCGCTGGTGAAGGAGCGCAACTATGCCGCCGCGGAGCCCTCGGCCGTCCTGGCCGCGTTCCGCGAGGCTCGCCGAGCGACGATGGAGCTGCTCCGGCCGTTGAGCGACGCGCAGCTGGCTCGGGTCGGCTCGTTCGAGGGCTACGGCCCGGTGACGGTGCGCGGGTTGATCCACTACCTCTGCAGCCACGACCAGCAGCACCTGGCGGGCCTGCAGTGGCTCATGGGCAAGGCGGAAGCGGCACGCGCCCGCCCGGCGTGA